The following DNA comes from Picosynechococcus sp. PCC 7003.
CAAAAGTAATTGCCGAAGGGCCAAACCGTCTTCGCATTAAACCCCAAGGGATTCTCCGGGCGACAGATATTGAAACATTGCCCTATCCCGGTTTTCCCACGGATATGCAAGCCCAATTCATGGCGTTACTTACCCTCTGTGAAGGTAGCAGTGTGGTCACGGAAACGGTCTTTGAAAATCGGATGCACCACGTAGCAGAATTTAAGCGCATGGGGGCGGATGTCAAGGTCAAGGGCAATAACGCCATTATCAAAGGCGTTCCTTTCTTATCTGGGGCGCCGGTCATGGCAACAGATCTCCGGGCTTCAGCAGCCTTGGTTTTGGTCGGTTTAGCGGCTGAGGGGACAACCATCATGCGCGAAGTGCACCATATGGATCGCGGCTACGATGACCTCGAAGGGAAGTTCAAGGCTCTCGGTGCAAAAATCGAACGTCTGACCGCCACCCTCTAACCACTCTTTCAATTCCTTTAAATTTAAGAAACACAAGAAGGTTCAGCCCCAGGGTTGAGCCTTTTTCTATTGTGGTTCTCCCCAAAGCCAAAAATAACGATCACGGCCCAAGGAGCAATCGTTTTAGCTGATCGCGGAGAAGCCCCGCGCTGTAATTTTAATTCAGCGTCGGGATGAGGAGCGGTGAGTCGGAGCGAAGCAGAGACGAACAACTCTAGGGAGTTACTGATTTCCTCCTAAGATCCTGATATGATCGAAAAATGCTTAACCTGACTTACGAATACAGGCTCTATCCGACGGTCAATCAATCTTCCAAAATGGAGGAATGGCTGGACACGTGCAAGCGCGTCTATAACTACGCCTTGGCAGAACGTCGTGACTGGATTCAGTCCCGTAAGTGCCCAGTTAATGCTTGTAGTATTCAGCGGGAATTTATTTATCCCATGGATGCGGAAAAACCGACTTATTACAGTCAAAAGCGAAATTTGACCGCTGCGCGAAAAGAGAGTCCTTTTCTGCAAAACGTTCATTCTCAAGTGCTCCAGGACGTAATGGGTCGGCTGGAAAAGGCATTTAACGCCCTGTGGAATAGTGGGTTCGGATTCCCACGGTTTAAGAAGCGTTTTCGCAGCTTTAACTTTCCGCAGTTGGGGAAAAATCCCATTGACAGCAATCGAATCAAGCTGCCGGTATTTGGCTGGGTTAAGACCGTAATGCACCGCCCGATCCCTGATGGGTTTGAGGCGAAGCAAGCACGGGTCGTTAAACGCGCTTCTGGTTGGTATATCCAGCTAGTTATCCAAAGCGACGTTAAAATCCCATATCCTGTCATTGGAGGTCACGCCATCGGGATTGATGTGGGATTGACCGATTTTGTTGCGACATCAGACAACGAGTTAATTGCGAGACCCCGATTCTTTGTGGAGGCACAACACAGGCTGAAAG
Coding sequences within:
- a CDS encoding RNA-guided endonuclease TnpB family protein, with translation MLNLTYEYRLYPTVNQSSKMEEWLDTCKRVYNYALAERRDWIQSRKCPVNACSIQREFIYPMDAEKPTYYSQKRNLTAARKESPFLQNVHSQVLQDVMGRLEKAFNALWNSGFGFPRFKKRFRSFNFPQLGKNPIDSNRIKLPVFGWVKTVMHRPIPDGFEAKQARVVKRASGWYIQLVIQSDVKIPYPVIGGHAIGIDVGLTDFVATSDNELIARPRFFVEAQHRLKVLNRAVARKQKGSKNQQKARQRVARFHERITNRRKDFHRKLAHYLCDQAGMIFAEELNLKGLAKGMLGKHCLDAGWGQFLDTLKWVCFKRGVHFQKVAAYGTSQECPSCGVAVRKDLSVRRHECPECGYITNRDVASGQVIRNRGLIAVGQTVQSCGATPSGEALKQEFLKAT